One Papaver somniferum cultivar HN1 chromosome 10, ASM357369v1, whole genome shotgun sequence genomic window carries:
- the LOC113319649 gene encoding uncharacterized protein LOC113319649, producing the protein MAAGGGNVNENVVLDEGMQAVEDAAMDEVTQAASDAAMEAARRPSPVFPVLTVENPSTQVDTSNIQEKLLDTMAEEELPSFPIDSTRVPLSMDQCLNLVKQLGL; encoded by the exons ATGGCAGCTGGTGGAGGGAATGTGAATGAAAATGTTGTTCTGGATGAAGGAATGCAAGCAGTAGAAGATGCTGCTATGGATGAAGTAACGCAAGCAGCATCAGATGCTGCAATGGAAGCTGCTAGAAGACCTTCTCCTGTCTTTCCCGTCTTAACTGTTGAGAATCCTTCTACTCAAGTTGATACAAGTAATATTCAGGAAAAACTACTTGATACGATGGCTGAAGAAGAGCTACCTTCATTTCCAATAGATAGCACTAGAGTTCCCTTAAGTATGGATCAATGTTTGAACCTAG TCAAGCAGCTTGGGTTATAG